From Vicinamibacterales bacterium:
GCGGCCACCAGCAGCGCGGTCGAGATGAGCGCCCCCGGCATCCAGTCCGGGCGTCCGAAGGGCGCGTGGACCTTGCCCAACGCGTCCTGGAGCAGGAAGCGTCCAACGCGTGTGCCGGAGTCGATCGTCGTCAGGATGAACAGCGCCTCGAACATGATCGCGAAGTGGTACCAGTACGCGAGCAGGCCGTTCATGCCGGGCAGCGCCGAGAAGATCACGGCCATGCCGACCGCCAGCGACACCGCGCCGCCCGTGCGCCCCTCCACCTGCTCGCCGACCTGCGCCTCGATCGTCTCGAGATCCACGTGCTGCAGCTGCTGGCCCTCGAAGGTGAGGTTCTGGTAGACGGCGGGCGGCACGTTGATGGCGAAGTAGTCGCCGGGAGGCATCGCGGTGGCGGCGATGAGGGCCATGATCCCCACCACGCCTTCGACCAGCATCGCGCCGTAGCCGATCGGCCGGATGTCCGATTCCTTGTCGATCATCTTCGACGTCGTGCCGGAGCTGATGAGGGCGTGGAAGCCCGAGATCGCGCCGCAGGCGATCGTCACGAAGCAGAAGGGGAAGAGCGGTCCGGGGATGATGGGACCGCCGCCGCCCGCGAACTGCGTGAGGGCCGGCATCTTGAGCTCGGGGTTGACGATCATCACGCCGGCCGCGAGCAGGGCGATCGTGCCGATCTTGGTGAACGAGCTGAGGTATCCGCGGGGCGCGAGCAGCAGCCACACGGGCAGTACCGACGCCAGGAACCCGTAGATGCAGAGGGCGAAGACGAGCTGCGACCGCGACAGGTGGAACAGGCTGCCCAGCCACGAGTTCGGATCGTTCAGGGGCTCGCCGCCGACCACGGCGAGGAGCATCGCGATGACGCCGATGACGGTCGCCTCGGCCACGCGGCCCTTGCGCCACACGTACATCCACAGGCCCATGAACATCCCGATCGGGATCGTGGCGGCGATGGTGAACGTGCCCCAGGCGCTGTCGGCGAGGGCGTTGACGACGACGATGCCCAGGCCGGCCATGGCGATGATCAGGATGGCCAGGATGGCGACCGTCCCCGCCGCGCCGGCCACCGGACCAATCTCGATCTTCACGAGGTCGGCCATCGACTTGGCGCCGCGCCGCGTCGAGGCCCACAGAATCATCGAATCGTGCACGGCGCCGGCCAGGCACACGCCGGCGACCAGCCAGATGAACCCAGGCGCCCAGCCGAACTGCGCGGCCAGCATCGGGCCGACGAGCGGTCCGGCGCCCGTGATCGCGGCGAAGTGGTGCCCGAAGAGCACCCACTTGGACGTGGGATAGAAGTTGGCGCCGTCGTAATTCGCGTGCGCCGGGGTCTGCCGGCTGTCGTCCAGCGCCCAGATCTTCGAGGCGATGAACGCGCTGTAGTACCGATACGCGATGGCCAGAATGCAGAGGGCCGGCAGGACGATGTACAACGCGTGCATAGGGGTTGGATGATAGCAAAGGCTGAAATCCGACGGTCGGTTTTCTCGGACACGCGTCCGGGCGCCGGCGCGAGCGGGCCGGCGGCCACACGCCTGTCGGGAACAGCTACTGTCCGGACGGTGGCGGCGCGGCGGGCGTCGGCGGTGGCTGTCCGCGTCTGGGTAGCAGCCCCTCGGCCCGGTTGGGCGCGCTGCTCGCCGGATCCCAGCCCAGCCGCAGGATCGTGGTTCGCACGTTCCTGCGCCCGAAGGCGAGCGCCTCGTTACAACTCCAGACGTACAGGTCCAGCTCCCGCCCCTTGATCTCGGGACCGGTGTCGAGCACGGTCCAGATGCCGTTGAACGCCGTCGCGTCGGTCTCGACGCGCACCACCGAGCCCAGGGGCAGGATCGTGGGATCGGCGGCCGCGATCCCGGTTCGCACCGCCACGCCGGCGGCGGTCGTCTCTCCCTTGCAGTACGCGG
This genomic window contains:
- a CDS encoding carbon starvation protein A — protein: MHALYIVLPALCILAIAYRYYSAFIASKIWALDDSRQTPAHANYDGANFYPTSKWVLFGHHFAAITGAGPLVGPMLAAQFGWAPGFIWLVAGVCLAGAVHDSMILWASTRRGAKSMADLVKIEIGPVAGAAGTVAILAILIIAMAGLGIVVVNALADSAWGTFTIAATIPIGMFMGLWMYVWRKGRVAEATVIGVIAMLLAVVGGEPLNDPNSWLGSLFHLSRSQLVFALCIYGFLASVLPVWLLLAPRGYLSSFTKIGTIALLAAGVMIVNPELKMPALTQFAGGGGPIIPGPLFPFCFVTIACGAISGFHALISSGTTSKMIDKESDIRPIGYGAMLVEGVVGIMALIAATAMPPGDYFAINVPPAVYQNLTFEGQQLQHVDLETIEAQVGEQVEGRTGGAVSLAVGMAVIFSALPGMNGLLAYWYHFAIMFEALFILTTIDSGTRVGRFLLQDALGKVHAPFGRPDWMPGALISTALLVAAWGYFIYTGQIDTIWPMFGVSNQLLGCVALAVATTVLIAQGKARYTWVTIAPLLFLATNTIYGGYLSIRDNFWPKTLSPVSTVATQGYVLTICTAIMMILAVVILVSAVAKWSSLLSNGRDPVPAES
- a CDS encoding 3D domain-containing protein, whose protein sequence is MRGILTGRRMLAVGLGGLLVLAVFTTRTRDSMEEAFDARGRPRLGTPIRFDATAYCKGETTAAGVAVRTGIAAADPTILPLGSVVRVETDATAFNGIWTVLDTGPEIKGRELDLYVWSCNEALAFGRRNVRTTILRLGWDPASSAPNRAEGLLPRRGQPPPTPAAPPPSGQ